A genomic segment from Aegilops tauschii subsp. strangulata cultivar AL8/78 chromosome 1, Aet v6.0, whole genome shotgun sequence encodes:
- the LOC109758443 gene encoding auxin response factor 22 has product MKEVGEERCLDPQLWHACAGGMVQMPPARSRVYYFPQGHAEHANGGGGSAAAELAAAVGPRPLPALVLCCVAGVRFLADPETDEVFAKIRLVPVGPGEAGFREPEGLGGDPAEARDKLASFAKTLTQSDANNGGGFSVPRYCAETIFPKLDYRADPPVQTVLAKDVHGEVWKFRHIYRGTPRRHLLTTGWSTFVNQKKLVAGDSIVFLRTEHGELCVGIRRAKRVTCGGMECISGWNAPGYGGFSAFLKDEENKMMNGGPAGYVKGRGKVKIADVAEAATLAANSQPFEVVYYPRASTPEFVVKAAAMQAAMRIHWCPGMRFKMAFETEDSSRISWFMGTISSVQVADPLRWPNSPWRLLQVTWDEPDLLQNVKCVSPWLVELVSSIPPIHLGPFSPPRKKLRVPQHPDFPLDGHLFNPIFHGNPLGPSNSPLCCYSDNNSPAGIQGARHAQFGLPLTDHQLNKLHLGLFHGGGFNRLDALTPSSRIPKGFVLSSAPAHDSVSCLLTIGTPQSTEKSVDRKTPHIMLFGKAILTEQQMTSSGSRETLSSGATGNSSPISTGLKAGNASDGSGSSICIGFSSQGHEASDLGLEAGHCKVFMESEDVGRTIDLSVFGSYDELYGRLADMFGIEKEEIISHLRYRDTAGAVMHTGGLPFSDFMKVARRLTIISGEKGGLAKPLIECMVQRV; this is encoded by the exons ATGAAGGAGGTGGGCGAGGAGAGGTGCCTGGACCCGCAGCTGTGGCACGCCTGCGCGGGCGGCATGGTGCAGATGCCGCCGGCGCGCTCGCGCGTCTACTACTTCCCCCAGGGGCACGCCGAGCACGCcaacggcggcggcggaagcGCGGCCgccgagctcgcggcggcggtcgggcCGCGTCCGCTGCCCGCGCTCGTGCTCTGCTGCGTGGCAGGGGTGCGCTTCCTGGCTGATCCGGAGACGGACGAGGTGTTCGCCAAGATCCGGCTGGTGCCCGTCGGCCCCGGCGAGGCGGGGTTCCGGGAGCCGGAGGGGCTCGGGGGCGACCCGGCGGAGGCGCGCGACAAGCTGGCCTCCTTCGCCAAGACGCTGACGCAGTCCGACGCCAACAACGGCGGCGGCTTCTCGGTGCCGCGCTACTGCGCGGAGACCATCTTCCCCAAGCTTGACTACAGGGCTGACCCGCCGGTGCAGACGGTGCTCGCCAAGGACGTGCACGGGGAGGTGTGGAAGTTCCGCCACATCTACCGGGGCACGCCGCGCCGGCATTTGCTCACCACGGGCTGGAGCACCTTCGTGAACCAGAAGAAGCTCGTCGCGGGGGACTCCATCGTCTTCCTGCGCACCGAGCACGGGGAGCTCTGCGTCGGGATACGCCGGGCCAAGCGGGTCACCTGCGGGGGCATGGAGTGCATATCCGGCTGGAACGCGCCAGGGTATGGGGGGTTCTCGGCCTTCCTCAAGGACGAGGAGAACAAGATGATGAACGGTGGCCCCGCCGGTTACGTCAAAGGCAGGGGGAAGGTGAAGATCGCCGATGTCGCGGAGGCGGCCACCCTTGCGGCCAACAGCCAGCCATTTGAGGTGGTGTACTACCCGAGAGCTAGCACGCCGGAGTTTGTTGTCAAGGCCGCCGCTATGCAGGCTGCCATGAGGATCCACTGGTGCCCTGGCATGAGGTTCAAGATGGCCTTTGAGACCGAGGATTCCTCAAGAATTAGCTGGTTTATGGGGACGATTTCTTCGGTTCAGGTTGCCGATCCACTCAGATGGCCGAATTCACCATGGAGACTTCTTCAG GTCACATGGGATGAGCCAGACTTGTTACAGAATGTGAAATGCGTGAGCCCATGGCTTGTGGAACTTGTATCGAGCATTCCACCAATCCATTTGGGACCATTTTCTCCACCACGAAAGAAGTTACGGGTTCCCCAACATCCTGATTTTCCATTGGATGGTCATCTGTTTAATCCAATTTTCCATGGGAACCCACTTGGTCCTAGCAACAGCCCCCTATGCTGTTACTCGGACAACAACTCTCCTGCAGGCATACAGGGAGCCAGGCATGCTCAATTTGGTTTACCATTAACAGACCATCAGCTTAATAAGCTGCACCTTGGTTTGTTCCATGGCGGCGGTTTTAACCGGCTGGACGCTCTAACCCCGTCTTCCCGGATACCTAAGGGCTTTGTGCTCAGCAGCGCACCAGCCCACGACAGCGTCTCTTGCTTGTTGACAATCGGTACACCACAGAGCACAGAAAAATCTGTTGACAGAAAGACCCCACATATAATGTTGTTTGGAAAGGCCATTCTTACCGAGCAGCAGATGACTTCAAGTGGTTCAAGGGAGACACTCTCCTCCGGGGCTACTGGAAATAGTTCACCTATCAGTACTGGGCTGAAGGCAGGAAATGCGTCTGATGGTTCTGGTTCATCAATCTGCATTGGATTCTCATCCCAGGGTCATGAGGCTTCTGACCTTGGATTGGAAGCTGGGCACTGCAAGGTATTTATGGAATCGGAGGATGTTGGTCGCACCATCGACTTGTCTGTCTTTGGGTCATACGACGAGTTGTATGGCCGTCTGGCTGACATGTTTGGGATCGAGAAGGAAGAAATCATAAGCCATCTTCGTTACCGTGACACAGCTGGTGCCGTCATGCACACTGGGGGATTACCATTCAG CGACTTCATGAAAGTGGCACGGAGGCTGACGATAATAAGTGGCGAAAAGGGAGGGCTGGCGAAACCTCTCATCGAATGCATGGTTCAGCGGGTGTGA